Proteins from a single region of Choloepus didactylus isolate mChoDid1 chromosome 10, mChoDid1.pri, whole genome shotgun sequence:
- the IFNE gene encoding interferon epsilon: MINKRFFEIVLVLLASSTFFSLELKLVLFQQRRVNRESLNLLNTLQTSSIQQCLSHRENFLLPQKSMNPHHYQKRHAVAVLHEMLQQIFSLFRENISLASWEESQVEKFLIELHQQLEHLEAFIGLEAEWKSDTLGSENFRLQVKKYFRRIRDYLENQEYSSCAWTIVHVEINRCLFFVFRLTGKVSQQGMDS, encoded by the coding sequence ATGATTAATAAGCGCTTCTTTGAAATCGTACTGGTGCTACTGGCCTCCTCTACTTTCTTCTCCCTGGAACTGAAACTGGTTCTCTTCCAGCAAAGAAGAGTGAACAGAGAGAGTTTAAACCTCTTGAATACATTGCAAACCTCATCGATTCAGCAGTGTCTATCCCACAGGGAAAACTTCCTGCTTCCCCAGAAGTCTATGAATCCTCACCACTACCAGAAAAGACATGCAGTGGCCGTTCTTCATGAGATGCTTCAACAGATCTTCAGCCTCTTCAGGGAAAATATTTCTCTGGCCAGTTGGGAGGAAAGCCAGGTGGAGAAGTTCCTCATTGAGCTTCATCAACAGTTGGAACACCTAGAAGCATTCATAGGACTAGAAGCAGAATGGAAAAGTGATACCTTGGGCAGTGAGAACTTCAGGTTACAGGTTAAAAAATACTTTCGAAGGATCCGTGACTACCTGGAAAACCAGGAATACAGCAGCTGTGCCTGGACCATTGTCCATGTAGAAATCAACCGGTGCCTGTTCTTTGTTTTCAGACTCACAGGAAAGGTGAGCCAACAAGGAATGGactcttga